One part of the Haliaeetus albicilla chromosome 27, bHalAlb1.1, whole genome shotgun sequence genome encodes these proteins:
- the LOC138682270 gene encoding uncharacterized protein: MPCIRHGQHNIFLPKMPCSKVVFLSRTSRREVLLASPRIRPGFARAVLELPPELLQNQDSAPSFQTPLHTVILRSAAERASTELIASASNGPLVAVTPPLNLPPFLLGPPKSPQTLSLAMAVILFLVPALLGIVQSVLRLGEVLHVATHRLMLHLAQQLSWEIIQPLRDMEQIGLVRKVLLLATFQQRCSRASALGAGVLLLLLLLCLCWRTRKRSREPGSTCKQGSPGSEGEEEEEGEVEEDDDDDDDDSGDPGDLGRCVVDHTQWPAPYMADTCKLVEELVDELLSACRRLSGNSFKPRLQPAIGVGCAYEAWTARENNVLYRLLVPLQPPPGHAFCLEPATAKEMLTSDSCLRVQLRCMCMREWLVEDVLCFLHHSEEELKRQGPSLLNTLCTNSYLDIQKTASWFQMLVKNAWELMPQSHHCQLTVLPTARSCKIRLTNGQETLSVQMIFGVPLDDDDGGHGGNSFLSLE; encoded by the exons ATGCCGTGCATCAGGCACGGCCAGCACAACATCTTCCTCCCCAAGATGCCGTGCTCCAAAGTGGTTTTTCTGTCCCGTACCAGCCGTCGTGAAGTGCTGTTAGCTTCCCCTCGGATCCGTCCTGGCTTTGCGAGAGCTGTGCTTGAGCTCCCACCAGAGCTGCTCCAAAACCAGGACTCCGCACCCTCTTTC CAAACCCCCCTGCACACCGTGATCCTCCGCTCTGCTGCGGAACGTGCCAGCACGGAGCTGATCGCCTCAGCGAGTAACGGACCGCTAGTGGCCGTTACGCCACCTTTAAATCTCCCGCCCTTTCTCCTGGGCCCGCCCAAATCTCCTCAGACGCTCTCTctg gCCATGGCTGTCATTCTCTtcctcgtcccagctctgctgggcatTGTCCAGAGCGTACTGCGGCTGGGGGAAGTCCTGCATGTGGCCACGCACAGGCTCATGCTGCACCTCgcacagcagctgagctgggagatCATTCAGCCGCTGCGGGATATGGAGCAGATCGGGCTGGTCAGGAAAGTCCTGCTCCTCGCTACCTTCCAACAGCGGTGCTCCCGGGCCTCTGCTCTCGGGGCAggagtcctgctcctgctcctgctcctgtgcctctgCTGGAGGACCAGAAAAAGGAGCCGTGAGCCAGGAAGCACCTGCAAGCAGGGCAGCCCTGGAAGTgaaggcgaggaggaggaggagggagaggtcgAAGAAGATgacgatgatgatgatgacgacTCTGGTGACCCAGGGGATCTCGGCAGATGTGTGGTCGATCACACCCAGTGGCCAGCGCCGTACATGGCTGACACGTGCAagctggtggaggagctggTAGACGAGCTTCTTAGCGCCTGCCGAAGACTCTCGGGGAACAGCTTCAAGCCACGGCTGCAGCCAGCCATTGGGGTGGGCTGTGCCTACGAAGCGTGGACTGCCCGGGAGAACAATGTCCTCTACCGCCTGCTcgtgcccctgcagcctccacCCGGGCACGCCTTCTGCTTGGAGCCGGCCACCGCAAAGGAGATGCTGACCAGCGACTCCTGCCTCCGTGTCCAGCTACGGTGCATGTGCATGAGGGAGTGGCTGGTGGAGGACGTGCTATGCTTCCTCCACCACAGTGAGGAGGAGCTGAAAAGGCAAGGCCCCAGCCTCCTCAACACCCTTTGCACCAACTCGTACTTAGACATTCAGAAAACCGCCTCCTGGTTCCAGATGCTGGTGAAAAACGCCTGGGAGCTTATGCCCCAGTCACACCACTGCCAGCTGACAGTGCTGCCTACTGCACGCTCCTGCAAGATCAGGCTGACAAACGGACAGGAAACCCTGTCCGTTCAGATGATTTTTGGGGTGCCGCTGGACGACGACGACGGCGGCCACGGCGGCAACTCCTTCCTGAGCCTTGAGTAG
- the LOC138682269 gene encoding uncharacterized protein, giving the protein MPCIRHGQHNIFLPKMPCSKVVFLSRTSRREVLLASPRIRPGFARAVLELPPELLQNQDSAPSFQTPLHTVILRSAAERASTELIASASNGPLVAVTPPLNLPPFLLGPPKSPQTLSLAMAVILFLVPALLGIVQSVLRLGEVLHVATHRLMLHLAQQLSWEIIQPLRDMEQIGLVRKVLLLATFQQRCSRASALGAGVLLLLLLLCLCWRTRKRSREPGSTCKQGSPGGEGEEEEEGEVEEDDDDDDDDSGDPGDLGRCVVDHTQWPAPYMADTCKLVEELVDELLSACRRLSGNSFKPRLQPAIGVGCAYEAWTARENNVLYRLLVPLQPPPGHAFCLEPATAKEMLTSDSCLRVQLRCMCMREWLVEDVLCFLHHSEEELKRQGPSLLNTLCTNSYLDIQKTASWFQMLVKNAWELMPQSHHCQLTVLPTARSCKIRLTNGQETLSVQMIFGVPLDDDDGGHGGNSFLSLE; this is encoded by the exons ATGCCGTGCATCAGGCACGGCCAGCACAACATCTTCCTCCCCAAGATGCCGTGCTCCAAAGTGGTTTTTCTGTCCCGTACTAGCCGTCGTGAAGTGCTGTTAGCTTCCCCTCGGATCCGTCCTGGCTTTGCGAGAGCTGTGCTTGAGCTCCCACCAGAGCTGCTCCAAAACCAGGACTCCGCACCCTCTTTC CAAACCCCCCTGCACACCGTGATCCTCCGCTCTGCTGCGGAACGTGCCAGCACGGAGCTGATCGCCTCAGCGAGTAACGGACCGCTAGTGGCCGTTACGCCACCTTTAAATCTCCCGCCCTTTCTCCTGGGCCCGCCCAAATCTCCTCAGACGCTCTCTctg gCCATGGCTGTCATTCTCTtcctcgtcccagctctgctgggcatTGTCCAGAGCGTACTGCGGCTGGGGGAAGTCCTGCATGTGGCCACGCACAGGCTCATGCTGCACCTCgcacagcagctgagctgggagatCATTCAGCCGCTGCGGGATATGGAGCAGATCGGGCTGGTCAGGAAAGTCCTGCTCCTCGCTACCTTCCAACAGCGGTGCTCCCGGGCCTCTGCTCTCGGGGCAggagtcctgctcctgctcctgctcctgtgcctctgCTGGAGGACCAGAAAAAGGAGCCGTGAGCCAGGAAGCACCTGCAAGCAGGGCAGCCCTGGAGGTgaaggcgaggaggaggaggagggagaggtcgAAGAAGATgacgatgatgatgatgacgacTCTGGTGACCCAGGGGATCTCGGCAGATGTGTGGTCGATCACACCCAGTGGCCAGCGCCGTACATGGCTGACACGTGCAagctggtggaggagctggTAGACGAGCTTCTTAGCGCCTGCCGAAGACTCTCGGGGAACAGCTTCAAGCCACGGCTGCAGCCAGCCATTGGGGTGGGCTGTGCCTACGAAGCGTGGACTGCCCGGGAGAACAATGTCCTCTACCGCCTGCTcgtgcccctgcagcctccacCCGGGCACGCCTTCTGCTTGGAGCCGGCCACCGCAAAGGAGATGCTGACCAGCGACTCCTGCCTCCGTGTCCAGCTACGGTGCATGTGCATGAGGGAGTGGCTGGTGGAGGACGTGCTATGCTTCCTCCACCACAGTGAGGAGGAGCTGAAAAGGCAAGGCCCCAGCCTCCTCAACACCCTTTGCACCAACTCGTACTTAGACATTCAGAAAACCGCCTCCTGGTTCCAGATGCTGGTGAAAAACGCCTGGGAGCTTATGCCCCAGTCACACCACTGCCAGCTGACAGTGCTGCCTACTGCACGCTCCTGCAAGATCAGGCTGACAAACGGACAGGAAACCCTGTCCGTTCAGATGATTTTTGGGGTGCCGCTGGACGACGACGACGGCGGCCACGGCGGCAACTCCTTCCTGAGCCTTGAGTAG
- the LOC138682271 gene encoding uncharacterized protein gives MPCIRHGQHNIFLPKMPCSKVVFLSRTSRREVLLASPRIRPGFARAVLELPPELLQNQDSAPSFQTPLHTVILRSAAERASTELIASASNGPLVAVTPPLNLPPFLLGPPKSPQTLSLAMAVILFLVPALLGIVQSVLRLGEVLHVATHRLMLHLAQQLSWEIIQPLRDMEQIGLVRKVLLLATFQQRCSRASALGAGVLLLLLLLCLCWRTRKRSREPGSTCKQGSPGGEGEEEEEGEVEEDDDDDDDDSGDPGDLGRCVVDHTQWPAPYMADTCKLVEELVDELLSACRRLSGNSFKPRLQPAIGVGCAYEAWTARENNVLYRLLVPLQPPPGHAFCLEPATAKEMLTSDSCLRVQLRCMCMREWLVEDVLCFLHHSEEELKRQGPSLLNTLCTNSYLDIQKTASWFQMLVKNAWELMPQSHHCQLTVLPTARSCKIRLTNGQETLSVQMIFGVPLDDDDGGHGGNSFLSLE, from the exons ATGCCGTGCATCAGGCACGGCCAGCACAACATCTTCCTCCCCAAGATGCCGTGCTCCAAAGTGGTTTTTCTGTCCCGTACTAGCCGTCGTGAAGTGCTGTTAGCTTCCCCTCGGATCCGTCCTGGCTTTGCGAGAGCTGTGCTTGAGCTCCCACCAGAGCTGCTCCAAAACCAGGACTCCGCACCCTCTTTC CAAACCCCCCTGCACACCGTGATCCTCCGCTCTGCTGCGGAACGTGCCAGCACGGAGCTGATCGCCTCAGCGAGTAACGGACCGCTAGTGGCCGTTACGCCACCTTTAAATCTCCCGCCCTTTCTCCTGGGCCCGCCCAAATCTCCTCAGACGCTCTCTctg gCCATGGCTGTCATTCTCTtcctcgtcccagctctgctgggcatTGTCCAGAGCGTACTGCGGCTGGGGGAAGTCCTGCATGTGGCCACGCACAGGCTCATGCTGCACCTCgcacagcagctgagctgggagatCATTCAGCCGCTGCGGGATATGGAGCAGATCGGGCTGGTCAGGAAAGTCCTGCTCCTCGCTACCTTCCAACAGCGGTGCTCCCGGGCCTCTGCTCTCGGGGCAggagtcctgctcctgctcctgctcctgtgcctctgCTGGAGGACCAGAAAAAGGAGCCGTGAGCCAGGAAGCACCTGCAAGCAGGGCAGCCCTGGAGGTgaaggcgaggaggaggaggagggagaggtcgAAGAAGATgacgatgatgatgatgacgacTCTGGTGACCCAGGGGATCTCGGCAGATGTGTGGTCGATCACACCCAGTGGCCAGCGCCGTACATGGCTGACACGTGCAagctggtggaggagctggTAGACGAGCTTCTTAGCGCCTGCCGAAGACTCTCGGGGAACAGCTTCAAGCCACGGCTGCAGCCAGCCATTGGGGTGGGCTGTGCCTACGAAGCGTGGACTGCCCGGGAGAACAATGTCCTCTACCGCCTGCTcgtgcccctgcagcctccacCCGGGCACGCCTTCTGCTTGGAGCCGGCCACTGCAAAGGAGATGCTGACCAGCGACTCCTGCCTCCGTGTCCAGCTACGGTGCATGTGCATGAGGGAGTGGCTGGTGGAGGACGTGCTATGCTTCCTCCACCACAGTGAGGAGGAGCTGAAAAGGCAAGGCCCCAGCCTCCTCAACACCCTTTGCACCAACTCGTACTTAGACATTCAGAAAACCGCCTCCTGGTTCCAGATGCTGGTGAAAAACGCCTGGGAGCTTATGCCCCAGTCACACCACTGCCAGCTGACAGTGCTGCCTACTGCACGCTCCTGCAAGATCAGGCTGACAAACGGACAGGAAACCCTGTCCGTTCAGATGATTTTTGGGGTGCCGCTGGACGACGACGACGGCGGCCACGGCGGCAACTCCTTCCTGAGCCTTGAGTAG
- the LOC138682272 gene encoding uncharacterized protein has translation MPCIRHGQHNIFLPKMPCSKVVFLSRTSRREVLLASPRIRPGFARAVLELPPELLQNQDSAPSFQTPLHTVILRSAAERASTELIASASNGPLVAVTPPLNLPPFLLGPPKSPQTLSLAMAVILFLVPALLGIVQSVLRLGEVLHVATHRLMLHLAQQLSWEIIQPLRDMEQIGLVRKVLLLATFQQRCSWASALGAGVLLLLLLLCLCWRTRKRSREPGSTCKQGSPGGEGEEEEEGEVEEDDDDDDDDSGDPGDLGRCVVDHTQWPAPYMADTCKLVEELVDELLSACRRLSGNSFKPRLQPAIGVGCAYEAWTARENNVLYRLLVPLQPPPGHAFCLEPATAKEMLTSDSCLRVQLRCMCMREWLVEDVLCFLHHSEEELKRQGPSLLNTLCTNSYLDIEKTASWFQMLVKNAWELMPQSHHCQLTVLPTARSCKIRLTNGQETLSVQMIFGVPLDDDDGGGNSFLSLE, from the exons ATGCCGTGCATCAGGCACGGCCAGCACAACATCTTCCTCCCCAAGATGCCGTGCTCCAAAGTGGTTTTTCTGTCCCGTACTAGCCGTCGTGAAGTGCTGTTAGCTTCCCCTCGGATCCGTCCTGGCTTTGCGAGAGCTGTGCTTGAGCTCCCACCAGAGCTGCTCCAAAACCAGGACTCCGCACCCTCTTTC CAAACCCCCCTGCACACCGTGATCCTCCGCTCTGCTGCGGAACGTGCCAGCACGGAGCTGATCGCCTCAGCGAGTAACGGACCGCTAGTGGCCGTTACGCCACCTTTAAATCTCCCGCCCTTTCTCCTGGGCCCGCCCAAATCTCCTCAGACGCTCTCTCTG gCCATGGCTGTCATTCTCTtcctcgtcccagctctgctgggcatTGTCCAGAGCGTACTGCGGCTGGGGGAAGTCCTGCATGTGGCCACGCACAGGCTCATGCTGCACCTCgcacagcagctgagctgggagatCATTCAGCCGCTGCGGGATATGGAGCAGATCGGGCTGGTCAGGAAAGTCCTGCTCCTCGCTACCTTCCAACAGCGGTGCTCCTGGGCCTCTGCTCTCGGGGCAggagtcctgctcctgctcctgctcctgtgcctctgCTGGAGGACCAGAAAAAGGAGCCGTGAGCCAGGAAGCACCTGCAAGCAGGGCAGCCCTGGAGGTgaaggcgaggaggaggaggagggagaggtcgAAGAAGATgacgatgatgatgatgacgacTCTGGTGACCCAGGGGATCTCGGCAGATGTGTGGTCGATCACACCCAGTGGCCAGCGCCGTACATGGCTGACACGTGCAagctggtggaggagctggTAGACGAGCTTCTTAGCGCCTGCCGAAGACTCTCGGGGAACAGCTTCAAGCCACGGCTGCAGCCAGCCATTGGGGTGGGCTGTGCCTACGAAGCGTGGACTGCCCGGGAGAACAATGTCCTCTACCGCCTGCTcgtgcccctgcagcctccacCCGGGCACGCCTTCTGCTTGGAGCCGGCCACCGCAAAGGAGATGCTGACCAGCGACTCCTGCCTCCGTGTCCAGCTACGGTGCATGTGCATGAGGGAGTGGCTGGTGGAGGACGTGCTATGCTTCCTCCACCACAGTGAGGAGGAGCTGAAAAGGCAAGGCCCCAGCCTCCTCAACACTCTTTGCACCAATTCGTACTTAGACATTGAGAAAACCGCCTCCTGGTTCCAGATGCTGGTGAAAAACGCCTGGGAGCTTATGCCCCAGTCACACCACTGCCAGCTGACAGTGCTGCCTACTGCACGCTCCTGCAAGATCAGGCTGACAAACGGACAGGAAACCCTGTCCGTTCAGATGATTTTTGGGGTGCCGCTGGACGACGACGACGGCGGCGGCAACTCCTTCCTGAGCCTTGAATAG